The Xylocopa sonorina isolate GNS202 chromosome 11, iyXylSono1_principal, whole genome shotgun sequence genome includes the window GGAATCGACGCGTCGCGAACCGTCGAGTGGAGGCGGACGAGTTTTCTTCAATCTGCGATACGTTCATGTTTAGATAGGACCGATAAACGATCGAACTGCCTTTCAGACGAGAACGGACCTTATTATTGGCACGTGAAAAGTGGAAATATACAGAGAGAGCCACCGGAAGCGCCGCCGCACTCCAAGAGGGAGTCGCGCAGGAGCCTCATCAAGGACAACGACAGCGTGAGTAGAAGTATCCGTCGGCGAATCTGGTGACAGCGACGAAACGTGTCCACGACCGATGTTTATCGTTGCAGATAAACAACTTCCACACTCTGAGCGGGATGGTCAACACCGTGACGCGCAGCAACACCAGCTCGGCCCTGGATCAAGAGCTGGAGAGCAAGAGGAAAGTCGAGCTGGCTCTCAAGTGAGATATCATCATCGACGCTTCCTACTCTTTTCTTTCGCGCGGACGGTCCATTTCACCCTGTGTGTTCGTCCTGTTCTCAGACGACGGAGCTACCCCGCGCGAGCGGACTCCGAGGGCAGAGACAAACCTATCAGATTCGCCGTGCGCTCGCTGGGGTGGACGGAGATCGCGGAGGAGGATCTGACGCCAGAGAGAAGCAGCAAGGCTGTCAACAAGTGTATCGTCGATCTGTCGTTGGGTAGAAACGATCTTCTGGACGTGGTTGGACGATGGGGCGACGTTAGTATCGTTCGGTGTAATAGAGTGTCGTCTAACAGTAACAGTGTATCGAATTGTTTCAGCCATCGACGCGTTCGTAAAGCGGGACTAACGAAAGATTTGTTACCTTTCCAGGGCAAAGATCTGTTCATGGACCTGGACGAAGGGGCTCTGAAACTGATCGACCCGGAGAATCTGACCGTGCTGAACACGCAGCCGATTCACACGGTGAGGGTGTGGGGTGTTGGCAGAGACCACTGTCGGTAAGCGAATCTTCGAATCCGTTGAAAAAGCTACTCGAAAACGAAAGAAACTACTTTACTAATGATCCACTTATGACTCGTTTCACGATCGCTCATCTTGGCTGACCTACGCACAGCGAGAGGTAAGAGAGAATCGAACGAGAACGCTTAAGCCTATTTCGCGACGCATTAACACGGACGTCAACGATGCTCACGCGTCTTTTCAGGGACTTCGCTTACGTGGCAAGAGACCGGTCGACGCGGAAGCACATGTGCCACGTGTTCCGCTGCGACATACCGGCCCGCACGATCGCCAACACGCTCCGCGACATCTGCAAGAAGATCATGATCGAGCGATCGCAACACCAGAACCTGGCGAAACCGGTGGACATCAACGGACGAACGAGCCTGGCCACCAGACCGACCAACCTGCCCACGGAGCATCGACGCTTCCATAGAAACGGACAGGCGCTAGTCAGTAAGTAATCGAAGAAACGGATCGGATAAAGAATCGAAAGGATTCACGTTCTGAACCGTGTTTTCAGCGCAATCGTTCCCAACGCCGATGGAGGAGCCGAAGAAGGTGTTGCGAGCGCAATATCTCGGATCCATGCAGGTTTCTCAGGCGACCGGAATGGAGGTACTCAACGACGCGATAGATCACATCGTAGCTAACACGCCTATCAATCAATGGCGGAACGTGAACGTGGCCGTCGCGCCCAGTATGATTTCCATCCTTACACCGAACGTAAGTACGATTAACAGCCGATCGATCACGCGCCTATCAATTTATACGCCTAGTTACGGGGATGCGTGTTACAGGAGGAGAAACTTATCACCGAGTGTCGAGTACGTTATCTGTCGTTCCTCGGGATCGGTCGCAACGTGAAACAGTGCGCCTTCATAATGCACACCGCGCAAGATCTCTTCATCGCACACGTCTTCAACTGCGAGCCCAGCAGCGGAGCCCTTTGCAAAACGATCGAAGCTGCTTGCAAGGTGATTACCGTTTCGACGAacagttttcttctttttcatttcACAAGTTGTCACCGTAATTCGTTGCTAAACCGGATGCGTTTAATTGCGCAGCTGAGGTACCAGAAATGCTTAGACGCACACCCGCAAGGGTTCAGAAACGCCAGCAGCCTGAACACTCCCAGCGGAAAGGGTCTCGGCGCCACCCTGAAATCGCTGGTCGGCTCTCTTACTGGACGTAGAAATAAGCAGGGTGAGTCCTGAGACGAGGCTCTCTCGCTGCAGGTAAATGATCGCCCAGAACCGTTAAACTATTACCATCCAAGAGACAGAACAGAGAAAAGTATGAGCGAGCAACCGCTACGTAGCGCATCGCGTTCCACGAACGACACGTTCGCCGATGATGGGGACGGTAACGGCGTTTAGTTGATACCTTCGCTCGTACCTTCGCAGGAACTGTGGCCGCTGCCTGCTGAGCGAGAGGTGATCagacacagacatctgcagtcgccccTGACCTTGAAATACTTCAGCGGATCGCCGCCTAGCGCATCTCTCAGGTCGCTCCTTTCACCCTCCCTGGACAACAGGCGCATACAGCTGGCCCGTTGGGAGAGCAACCCTTAAAGAGCGTGGAACCGGAGCCCGTGGTTCGCGCCCACTCTCGCAACGGGGACAGGAGGGAGGACCGAAGATAGGGGGGGGGAAGAAGTAACAGAGAGAGGATCGTATTCTTTACGTTAACGACTGAATCGTGAATTCTACACAGAGTGCTATATACTAATTACCACAGCTATAGTGGACTACGCTTACGTGTGTCGATATGATGTTATGTATGTTACACGCagtgtctgacaaaaagattaacaaaaaacaaaaaaacaaaaaagataaagaaaagatataaaaaatattacttcgGAGAGAAAGAGACGACGCGAGCTCGTGGATCGACGCCACGAACAAACCGAAGGCAGGATTCTCTTCAAGGTAAAACATTTGCACGTACCGGCTCCGGATGACATCCGGAGCGAGAGAGGAGGCCGCGTTGTCAGGGCGTAGTATATCCTCTGATCGTGGTTGCGAGGTAACGTTCAAGGGCGGAGGGCATCCTGCGAGGATTGGGTCGAAGTTAGGACGAAtatctgtatatatatatatatatatacacatacacacacacacacaacacACACGCGGGATGATGGTAATTTATCGCGCTAAATTTAGGTAAATTTCGCTGGATTTAAAGGAAGTCCAGAGGCGGCGTGAAAGGGGAATGGTGATGCGTGATTGACCGAATGACTGAGCTAGCGTTCTAGCGTATCCACGAGGCATTCGATGGTTTACGGAAGAGACGAACAACCTATAGGGAGCTTAAATGTATAACTTACGTAATGTGTATTGTACAGATTAGCGAAGCGAGTCGGGAATGACCAGATCAGACACGAGATGAGGTACACGCGATACACGTATTATATAGAAAAAGACACGCATAGAGAGAAGATACCCGCGCGGCGAAACACACAAAAAGTACACGTATACACGCATGCACACACACAGACACGTATATATACACGTACACACGCATAAGCATAACGCGCATACGACTACACGGATACTCAGACAGGCAGGTAATAGGGAGTTTATTTTTTATGGCCAAGTGTAGAAGAGCTTGCACCTTTTTGAGATGAACGCGATATACGATAAATGCTAGCGCGACCGTCCTTTAAATCCACAGGGAGGAAGAGACCGTGGACCGTGACAGAGGAACCTACCAAGCTACCAGTACCCGATCTTGACACTCGCAATAAACAGTTATATGTATTATCGTACGCACAATCGCTGTGCAAAGTATCGCTAACGCCTacgcaaaaataaaaaatgaaaaaaaacgaCTAATACAACTTCGCTCTGTTTAAGAACGGTGTAACGAATCGTTATCGTCGTTATTGTCGttatcgttgtcgtcgtcgtaaaACGCGCCTCGCTGAACAAACTAATTATCGCTGAGCGTCGACGCATGTGCAGCGTAAAGAGAAGCAAACGAGGGggggaaagaaaaaggaaagtaGCGAGAAGGGAATAATCGAAacggaagaacgtaaatgcccaGTGTTTCATCCAGGGTGCTTATTCACCGGCACGACGACGCCGTTCCCTGGAACGGCTTTAGCATCGACGCTTTGAATCTCGCACGCGTGTGTCCGTCACGCGATCACAGTGGGAACTAAATAAGACAAATATATTGCGTACACGTATATATTAATCGCCAGACTCATTATTCGCACGTGCACGCAGCGTCGACTGCACTCTTTCACACGCGATGGACGTTCAAAGACACAAGAGTAGTAGAGTTAGAGCCTGCGAGACGGAACGAGACTAGGATCCTCCACTCTGTTCGAACGGAATAACGTTAACGCCAACGCGCGTGTCCTGTCATTATTGTACGCGAATCATCGTCGCGCTCGTATCCGCGAAAGCGCGGAAGACTTGGAGCTCGCCGGATGTGCGCGCTGTCCGCTTCACTTGGCCGAGCCGATCCAACGTCGTTCAAAGTGCTCTCGCGATGCCTAATGTCAATCAAGTAGCTTAGATACCCGGCGATCGATCGACCCGTGTACCATCGTGCGCGCGTTCTCCCTTCGGTTCGTTTTCTATTATATTTACCGATAGCTCTAGGCATTTTTCCAAGCGAAACATTGTACAGAGAACGAAGAAGTAAGTAAGGGTGCACTTCGTCCGATCCCCCTACCCCCCTCGATTATTTTCGTACGATAGCCACGCGATTAGACACGCGACGATGTAGCGAACCGACGTCTAATCCACGCTGTTCCGGCTAAGATCGAACGACCTGCTGAACGACCAAAGTGCACGGCTCACCGTGGACACTGGGTGCTTCTCGCTCGTTCGATATCGCGCCTCTTGCATTCAGCTGACGATGCGAACGTTCCTGACACCTGCCAGAGACGACAGGTATGCGACGATTCGCGCGACGAACGGGCGGGAAAGCGACGCCGAAACCATTCCGAGTGACTCGGAGAAGGAACGCCATTAGAGGAGGGGACACACGCGAGGAACGGCGAAACTTTCCGGTCGTTTACGTAACAACGCGTGCTACTGTCAGCAAGAAAGCTGCCTCGGCCAGCAGTAGGCCATCGTTAATGTCCTGGAACGATATTCGTTCGAGGGGAAAACGCTTCCGCGAGGCGAAATCGAGAATTTCTCTCCAGCGGTGCTGAggggtggagagagagagagagagagagagagagagagagagagagagagagggagaggaaagTTGAACGGTTTTCCTGCTAGCAGCAGCACGCGTCTTCTCGTCGTCCTTCGAGGAAACGCGTCGTGGGAGCCATCGTCATCGCGGAAGATTAACAAAGTTGTGCGGGACCCAGAACGAAGAGATATTTCTATGTAGCGTTTAGATAAGAAGAGTGGCTGGCCAGATCAGGGAGAGAACGTTGTATGAGAACGAGAGCGTGAATGCGTAGAGGGTAAGAAAGTGGGAACGTGTGCGTGGAGTGTGCTGCTTGGCGAGGGTTGTCGTTGTACAACCCCCGTGACAATTATACGTAGGTGAGGATGCGAGCGTGGTGAGATAGAACCGCGAAGATGGTTTTCATTATTTGTACATAGGAATACGTGTTACGAGGATCACCCCGCCTTTTATCGTAGAGAGGATGAAGAGGAAGAAGATGAACAATGTAGCTACGTTAGGAAAGATATGAtaacgtcgcgttttaagaagcgcgaaACGCCTCGTTTTTGGCTGAATGTTCGCGTGGAACGGGAGGAGTCCTTCAAGTGGTCAATCGTCGACCCCTTTGAGAATTCCCTTTCGATCTACCCATCGCTTCGAATTTTCCTTTCATCCGTATCTCTTTGCGTTACTTCCATTGTCTGATCACTCATTTCGCGAACAGTGATTAACGAAACGCCTCGCGACGAGGCCTCCCGTGCGACCCATGCTCCGAAGCGCTCGCAATTCCTGTACCATCACCATCCAGTCTAGCAGGAAAGAGCCCAGCGACGTTTCCTCTGCTATCGATGCATCGTTGGTACGATTTCTTGTTGTTGAATGTCTATCGTCGCGATGCGTTTTTGTTCGAGAGAGCGATCGGGGGTGGCACGAGACAGCCTCGAGGGCGCGGCGGACGTGGAGACGATGTGGTGtggatataaatataattattgtACACTCGTCTAGAAACGTAGATGGAGGAGGATACGATCGTGAAGCTCGGGAGCTTAGGTCACCATCGTTGCACTTGTCGTCACACGTGATGGCACATTCACTCAATGAAAGAGAGGGGAAAAAAAGTATGAAACAATCAGCATGTTATTCTCAACCGCATACACTTAACGATACATACacgcatacatacatacatacatacatacatacatgtacatgcaATATACACGAGTACACGCGTTACGGATAAAGAAGAGGAACACACGTACACGTTCACGAATTGCGCGTAGCTTAACTGTCTCCTTAATATGGGTGTTGACACGTCGCCGTGTGGAATACCAAAGTATCGATGAGAGGGGAAAGTACCAACCATGGGTTAGAAAGAGGTGAAATAAAAGGAGGTGGAGGAGGGTAAAGGAGAAGGGAAGCCACTTGTAACTGACTATAGAATAGTGCAAACCTAACTAATATTTACTATGACATGTAATATccttaatgaaaaaaaaatgcgATCTACTTGATAGAAGAGTTGTTCTGCACAAACACGATGCTTCATTGATAATTAtagtgtctctctctctctatctctctctctctctctttctctatctctctatcTTCAAAAAAAAAAGTACATACGTACCTCTCTATACCTTATGGCAAATTTAATATATCCGACACACGATACACCGTTTCGTTCAGGCTCGAACCTCGTCGAGCGCTCATCATTCGAAACGTATCGCGCGGAGACACGCATCATCGGAATCGATCATTTGTTAATTCTATTGTTGTCACCTATCACTATTCGTCGCGTTGATATGGAGAAACGAGTACAAGCGTAGGGAATTCGCCGTCGCCGTCTTGTGGCGTAACTAATAGGGATATTCTAAAATAAGAGAGGAAAAGGAGGGAGCTATCGTTGCCACCGATTGCTATAGAAAACGCGAGAAAACACAAAGAATAGAGGAGACGAAgagtagaaaaagaaaaaacaatgaacatacatatatacattcaCGCGAGGATCGGCTTCAAAGCGTCGCGCGAAATCATTGCCCGGGAGGAGGCCGACGAGATTCTACTTGGTACGTTTGGACGACGAAACTTTTCGCTCGTGTTCGTTCTTCACCGTCGAATAGAATCTcgcagcgcgcgcgcgcgtatttccGAGGCGAGAACAAGTTCTAAAAGTAGCGAggagaggaagagaaaaaaagaagaagaaaaaaaggtatGAGACGATGGAACACCGAGCGGACGCGTTTCGTAATAATCGACGCGAGTCCACGCGTCGTTTTAGAGCGTACGagatgacaaaaaaaaaaaaaaacactttgTATGCACCCGCCCCCTCCCCCATTGTTCATGCCCATTTATATTGCGTAGTTGGACCGATCGATAATTATAAACGGACGTGAGAatactattatatatatatacgtatatatacatattatatatatataaatatatatataaaagcgACAGAAATGAAACTACTGTAACTACACCTGCCTCTTGTGAATAAATGCCTATTTGTTTCTTTTCAATCACGTTGTCAATGCGATCTTAACAGTTTCCACGCTTAAGCGACTCTCGCTTCGGATGGAAACCTCGTGTTGTCGCTGAGTCGCGATTATATCACTCAAGGAGACGGTGGATCCGTAAGACagatttttattaaataaatatgTTGTCACAATCGTTCAGATCAGGTGGAATCACACAATTATCGTACAACCTCGACGAGCTGCTCAGCTCGCCGGTTACTGTTTTAATTTACAATGTAAGCTGCCGCACTCGCGAGCACAGGCGGCGAACGCGGTTGCGTCGAGTGATCCGCGAGCAACCGCTTCGTTGTTACTTAACACCGATCGTTGATTAAAGCTAAGCGCTCAGACTGGAAATGAAGAGAAAAAGAATGTCGAGGAACATCGTCACGGTTGACCGACGCGAACGTacgtggaaaaaaaaagaaagaaaaagaaaacagaGAAACATGAAATTTCTGTAGCGGTGTTACATTGCACTGTCATCGTGTAAAAAGCCGTAAGGTCGCAGCTGGGTCGATCGGCTTTCACCACCGAACGGtaacattttcattccttttcgCCTCGTTTCTACGACTTTCGAGGTGTTCCACATAATCTCCATGGTCCACTCGAtcggacggacggacggactAACTAATGTTACAGTCATCGACGTTTCAAGATAAAATAGAAAAGACAAGACAGGCGAATGTAGGCCGTAGAAAAAGAATCTTCCGATTATATTCAGAGTTGAATTGAAATTCGCACCTCGTTTCCAATCGATCACCCTGTAGCCAATGTAACGACGATAACGCCGTCTTATATAAATTCATCGTAACAGTGATAAAATGTATACATACGTACGTGACCGTATCGCAATCAACGACTAAAGAAACTTCGCTCTGGTAAAAGCTAGCGCAAGACACACGAGTCTATCACAAACGTCTTATTTTTACTTATTTACAGCCGCGAACTGAGAAGCGATCGACGACGTCTCTTCGACAACGAGGAAGTCGGCTTTTCGCTTAAAGCTCATCGCTTGTAACAACGACAGCTTGTAACCGCGAGATCTTTACGAGGAGACGCCACTAGAGATCGTTTTTTTTGTCGTGGTAACGAGGCGTTCCGCGATTACCAGAATGACCAGACGTTCCCCGCGAACGGGGAAGAAACGTCCACGCTTCATCGTGATCTCCTTATTAAGTAATCGTTTTACTCTCCGCCGACTGGCACTTTTCTCCTTTGCTCGACGCGTCGTTCGAACGTCCACGAAGAAGAGACTTTCTTCCGTTCCATCAGAATCGAACAAGTGTCGCAATGTACCCTCAAAGAttcaaagaaagagaaaaacgaAAACGAGAAGATAGTTTAAATCTATTGTCAGGAATATTCACGAAAATCTACGCTGAGAAAGATAAAAATCGTACGCAAGGTCGACGCAAGAGCTCATGATCTTGCCCCCGAAGAAACGAGCGGTGTCGTAAAACGGAACAAGAACGTACATCCTGTCGGTTTACGCAAATTGTAAAACCCGACGCGCGCAAAACGCCTTCCGTGGTGGGTTCGCCGTTCAAATCCGGATCAGGAGTCCGTCTTCAAGCTCGAAATGGAGAGACGAGCGATCTCGACTGGTCCCTAAACGCTGACGCCATGTCGAAAGAATCATCCTCTCGGGCGCAGTCTTCTTCTCTCACCGTGTTCATCGGTACCTCTTCGTTTCATCCCCGTTTCGCGTAAACAGACCTCACGCGAACAGTCACTTTCGTCAAAACAGACCGAACATCTTCTTCGACGAGCCAgtgctcctcttcttcctcgccGGCGCGACGATTTCCTGGTTCTCCGAGTTCGGAGACGTGATAGAGTTCGTGAGAGGCATCAATTTGGTACGCACATGCTCGTCCAAGAGCAACTGTACGTCCATTTGCCATTGCTCCAGCTGTTGGCTGAGCTCGATCTTCTGTTGGATCGCCTCCATCAGCTGGCTGTCCGCCTGGAGAACGTCTATCCTCGTCTTCGCGAGCTCCACCTCCGCCCTGTTCTTCCTGGCCACAGCCTGGTCCCTGACCTTGTACGCCTGAGCCAGAACCTCGTCCTTGGTCAACTGCGAGTGCTCCATATCGTCGCGAGCCCTGTCGCGTTCCTCCTTAACGCCGCGAAGCTCTGCCTCGCACACGCTCAGCTTGCTGGTCATGTCCAGCAACGCCTCACCGCGCCTCTTCAACTCGTCTTGCGTCTGCTTCCATTGTTCCTTCGTCTGCTCCAGCTCCTCCCGCACCCTGTGAAGCTCCACGGCCAGGCCAAGCTCGCCCGGTGCACCTCGCCCCGAGAGAGCCAAGTTGTGAACCTCCTCCACCAGCTCCAGCAAAGCACCGGGACAACTAGCCTGCGGAAAATAAAAGAGAGACCGCGTCGTACAACGAACATATGGCGAGAGGTGCTCGTCGCGAGCACAATACCGTTGGTGCTCGAATCGATCGCGGCTCAGATATCTCTGTCGTGCGCGGAGCTGCGACGATTCTTATCGGGCCGTGTTGAATTAAAGCGATCGTGCAAACAGACTTCGCAAATACCCGACGGCTGTATTAGAACGTAACGTACGAAGCATCCGTGTTTGAGCAGTTGTTGTTTTTCACGCTGGATTGTACTTGAAAACGTATTCTCTCCACGCGGCGCGCTGTTATTTCGCGATAACGATGTCGACGATCAATTGTTTTCGGATCGCACTACGATTTTTACATGGACGCACCGTGTATGGTACTCGGAAACGAGAGCGTGCGTTACGATCCGATGCAAGCGTAACTACGGAAAACATATCGGTCACGCTCGATTCGTTATCTACGATCGCAAAACGATTGTTCCGATCGTTGAACGGGGCCCACGTCCGGCTACGTTTTCGTGGGCGCTCGAGGTATTCCCCTGGTATCGGGCACGCCGCAAAACCGGAAGTGGCAGAACAAAGGGGACGGGTTACGCGGGTCCCTTACCGAGCTGGCCAGTGTCTCCTGTCCGCCGGTGTTCGTCTCCTCCGCTTCCGTGGTGTTGTTCACGATCACGAGCATGGACTCGTCGCAATCGCTCTGCAACCCTGAATCGTCCTCCCCCCGTCTCAGATGGACGCACAGCTCCTTCAGCCGCTTGGTCGCCCTGGCCACCTCCGCGCGCAGGTCCTCCTGCTCGCCCAGCGAGCTTCCGCTCTCCTCGCACTCCATCTCCGCCTGCAAGGACCTGGGTGGTTTCTGTATCGACCCGGATCTGCCTCTCCTTTCCGCCTCGATGGCCGCCAACGTCGCCGCCAGCTCGTCCCTGCGAAACACGCGTCGATCATACGATCAATCGCGCTCGACTGAATCGAACGGACCGCAGTCTACGTTTACGTATACAGCTGGATTGCTGCGAGCGGAACTCGATAACCTTCTGCGAAGTAACGAGACAGAAGAACGTTTCCCGTGCGCAAAGATCGTAAGAGACTCGAGGGTTCTGCGTTCGAGTCAAGGCGGAGGGATTAGTCGAGTTTGAAGCTTTCAAGCACAAATTGATTTTAGTTCGCAAGTAAGATGTATGTTAATTGGTTTCTCAAAGTAGTACAGTCTCAAGTTTCTACGAATTTAGGGCGGTTCAAAGGTTAGTACTAGTCTCTTCCCTGGCACGTAAGTGGCTAGAATGGAGAACAGCGACGTTCGGATACGCGAAAATTGTCTCCTAAGACTTCCATATGTTTGTAGCGAGCGGCGATAGTCGCCCAACCGTTACGTAGGCATATTACGTTATCGGAGACTATTAAATCGCGAGACAGTAAACCTCACCTCTCCTGTTCGGCCAGCTTCGCGCGATATTCTGCCTCGTGGCTGAGCCGCTCCAAGGCCGTGGCTCTATCCTCGGCTTCCTCGAGAGCAGCCATCGCTCTCGCCCTTTCCTCGCGCAGCTCCAAGGACCTTCTCTCCAATTCTGTTCTCTGCGCGGACACCAGCTGCACCTGGGAACACGCCGAGGCTATCCATAAACTGGCTTTACCTTTTATTCGATTTCGTTATATCCTCGGCCTCCTCTACCAATCGGTAAGCCGATTTGTCCGCGATTCCGTCTACTTTCCCGCGTACGTTCGCGCTTACGTCCCGTGCACGTGAGATGACCTTAGAGAGCGCGTGTTTCCGGTTCTCGCACGAAGGGAAACTGGCACGTATACACAATCGATCGCAGAATGGGACTCGGTAGTATGTTAATTAGCGAAACGAAGGCTTTGGGAATCTTTCTTGTTATTGTGCCGATTTTCTGTTACGCTGGGGCGTATCTCTCCTTTCTTTCTACGCGTCCTTGTAATGGATACGGGAAAGGGAACGCCGTTCGTTCTGTTTCATTGCTAGAAGAACCAGATTTCTCGCGACCGTTCCGCAGGGTCGTCGATTTTACGTCGAAGGTCATCCCTCGATCTCGCTGAGGGCACCTTTTCGATTGCGTCGCGTTTTCATTGAAATCGATAACGACGACGTAACGCGTGCATTACGCGAGCGACGAGCGCTTCCTGAAATTCGAGTTCTCCACGTGTAAGGGGAGAAGAAAGGGCGCGCGCGAAGGCCGGGCAGGCGAAGCCGATCCACGAGGGTCACGACTCGTCGACCTTTTCGCCATCCGTCTGGCAGAGCCGACGCGAACTTCTCACGGCTACGCGGTTTCCGTTCGCGACCCGCCACGATTTAGACGCTCGTACACGGCCCATTGATACCGTCGGGGTCATGCATATTCAGAGTTCCCCAACAGCGAACAATATCCATTAAACCGCGGTCGCAACGGTAAACGGCCGGCTCTGTTCCCAGAATAATTTGTACGCGGAAGACAAACGTCGAGTACAGATACTACAGACACGTCGAATCAAACGGAACATCGAACGAAATCGTTCGAGTGTCTCCTTTCGTTCCACGCGCGAATTTCGCGCGATCTGACACGTCCGACTTGCAGGCTAAACAGAAATAAAGAGAAACGTGCTAGCGTACGCGATTCGATGTTCGCCCGTAGAGTTCGAGCACGGAAACAATTAATTTACCTCGTCCCTGAGAACCTCCAGGCTGCTGACGTGATCCTGGAGCGTGGTACTCCTGAGGGCGCACTTTTCCCTGAGCACCTTGACCTCGATGAGCAGTTGCTCTTCCTGTTTCGCTGCCTCCCTCAACTGATCGGCCAGCCTCGTGTTCTGAGCGGTGAGCTCCGCGACAAGGGTCGCCTGGTCGCGTTCCGCCCTCCTCGCTCTCTCATTCTGCTCCTCCAATTGACTTCTGAGCGTCTCCACGTCCGCCTGCAACTCCAGGATTCTCGCCTCGTTCTCGCCCCTGGCCTCCTCGAGTCGTCGCCGTAGCAGATGCCTCTCTTGTTCCAGACTCTGCGGAAACAAACGACGGGAACGTTAAGGCTATTACGCGGGATCGATGGAAGCCAATTAGCCGACTCTGACGGCGAAACTTTTCGTCGAGGCACGTGGTGAAACACTGGAGTTAGACTCGTCTATACGCCCCGACGATAATTGGACTATCGCTCGAGAGTACTCGATCACCCACGCAACCATTCCTCTCATCGAACAACGAGTCAATTTTCAAAGACAACTGTTCCATTTGTCTTTTAAATAATACTCGA containing:
- the LOC143428787 gene encoding protein Fe65 homolog isoform X3: MLCGELLNGGFVSTGAVPVVPYGLLGFWLPGCLRATSPSSLNSSYLTLLAELLATGHPDLRSGLMDLAKRSHQAPTNGAVDLDLDLHADDIDENVFLENGLLSFENPNYHLDPARLDDALNSNENGSSLYDELYQELVGNGGRSGEVTGGGGGGGTRVQARRTYATLDLGSMGVDVTQGPLTQDSVSEDAPDNTDNHNLGYRSEGVAESALVDDTLNGNPRSSSSSSSILPTVQSASADTIDAANPTDPRNYCEKADNETTEMGGVPHVEGGLNSELYAVPVKRRQPKDQKNNATLQNNAQEKPAEVDANDSEDKDENLPPGWQKHEDENGPYYWHVKSGNIQREPPEAPPHSKRESRRSLIKDNDSINNFHTLSGMVNTVTRSNTSSALDQELESKRKVELALKRRSYPARADSEGRDKPIRFAVRSLGWTEIAEEDLTPERSSKAVNKCIVDLSLGRNDLLDVVGRWGDGKDLFMDLDEGALKLIDPENLTVLNTQPIHTVRVWGVGRDQRLFRDFAYVARDRSTRKHMCHVFRCDIPARTIANTLRDICKKIMIERSQHQNLAKPVDINGRTSLATRPTNLPTEHRRFHRNGQALVTQSFPTPMEEPKKVLRAQYLGSMQVSQATGMEVLNDAIDHIVANTPINQWRNVNVAVAPSMISILTPNEEKLITECRVRYLSFLGIGRNVKQCAFIMHTAQDLFIAHVFNCEPSSGALCKTIEAACKLRYQKCLDAHPQGFRNASSLNTPSGKGLGATLKSLVGSLTGRRNKQGTVAAAC